The following nucleotide sequence is from Flavimarina sp. Hel_I_48.
CTACAATCAGGGAATCTGCCTGTTCTGTATACGCAGATTCTGGATACTGACCTATAAATGCCTGTAGTTGATCTACCGCTTTCTGCGTTTGTTCCTGATCTAAATTGAAAGTAGGCGAAAGCTCGTAATAACTTTTAGCTGCCTTAAATTTTGCCTCCTGAATTTTTTCAGATTGGGGATAGGAAGTAGCAAAACGGTCAAACTGATATCCAGAAAGGTAATAATCACCGGCTTTGTAATAGGTATCCGCATAAAGAAACATCACGCGTTCGGCCTGAGGCTTCCCTCTATAATTGGGCACCACCTGATCCCAAAGCTTAATCGCTTTGGCATATTTCCCTGCATTATACAAGGAATCTGCCATGGTATATTTTACGCCCATGTCGTCAGATTTTAATGCTTCTTGATATTCGCTACAAGAAGCTAATAAAAGGAGTCCACAAGCTGTAAAAAAAAGATTCTTCATAGGTTTTGAAAACATCGTGCAAAAATAAGGTTTTTTAGCTAATAAACAAAGTACTACATTTCCTTAAGGTATGTTGCAATATCCTGTGTTAAATCTTCACTGGCTTTTACAAGTGGCAGGCGCACGGAAGAAGTTCCGGTGCCTTTAAGTGACAGCAATGCCTTGATTCCCGCAGGGTTTCCTTCCTGAAATATGAGGTCAATAAGCGGCATAAGTTTGTAATGTACCTCATTTGCCTCTTTTATTTTAGCATCGAGCCCATCGCGCATCATATGGCTAAACTGTTCTGGAAACCCTTGCCCAAGAACAGAAATGACGCCGTCGCCACCTGCTAAAACGGTGGGCAGGGCAAGCATGTCGTCTCCTGAGATAACCAGAAAGCCTTTAGGCCTGTCTTTTAAAAGACGCATCATTTGCACCATATCCCCTGCTGCTTCTTTTATCCCTATAATATTATCAAAAGCCTTTGCCAGTTTAAAAACGGTTTCTGGCAGTATGTTGCTTGCCGTTCGGCCGGGGACGTTGTAAAGTATAATGGGAAGTGGCGATACTTCGGCAAGTGCCGCATAATGGGCGTAAATTCCCTGTTGGGTGGGTTTGTTATAATATGGCGAAACAGACAAAAGGGCATCAAAACCGCTGAGATCACGATTTTTAAGCTCCTCACACAGCAGTGCCGTATTGTTTCCCCCTACTCCAAGTACAACCGGAACACGTTTATTGACCATCTCAAGTACCGTGGTGATCACAAGTTCTTTTTCCGCTGTGGTTAAGGTCGCATTCTCTGCCGTGGTTCCCATGACCACAAGATATTCTACGCCACCTTTGATATTGTCTTCGACAAGTTCTTTAAGCGCGAGCGTATCTATGCTCAAATCTTCTTTAAAAGGGGTGATTAAGGCAACACCTGTACCTCTAAATTGCTGCATGCTATTCAATGCGTTTTAATATTTTTAAATAGTTTTTTAATTCCGTACAGAAAACCGATATGTTCTCTGGTTTTGTATCAATTGTAAGATCATTTAAAAGGTAGGTGCCGTTTCCGGGAAAACCTACCTTAAAATGGGCATTTGCTTTTGCGGTTATAAATTGTAGGATGGGAAGCGCTTTTACATAATAACTTATAAGAAGGTCATAATGCTGGTTCATAAAAAAATCAGTCTGCGCATTGCTCAACTCTCCCTGCCAGTTTATCGCGCGATTGTCAAAGGTACTATTCGAAGGAAAGCCCGTTTTATGAACACGCTCCACATAATAGATCACATTGATCCTGGCTTGTTTCTGTAAAAGGCTCAACGCGCTCGTAAGGGCTTCTATGTCAACATCTTCTGTCGTATCTACAAGCAGCCCCACACGTTGAATAGACGTTGCAGGGGATGCCCCGGGGTATCCTAAAGCCGCCTCCTTGAGATTTCTTTTTATTCGTTTTTCCCTCCAAACGTCTAAAAACATCTAATTTTACATTTTATACACACAAATGTACTCAAATTACGCCAACTCAAAACCTTAATTTTACATTGACTATGCGCGCGCTACTTTTTTCAATATTCCTCCTTTTCCTTACCAGCAGTTGCATGAATTCCTCACTACATCTTCAGAAAATCGAAGGTGAACAGATAAATATCAATGATAGCCTTTCCGCAGACGCTAAGATCAATGCGTTTATAAAACCCTACAAGGAGCACATTGACAAACAAATGGATAGCGTACTCGCCTATTCTCCAAGAGCGCTTTCTAAAAAAGATACTAAATACAATACGGCCATTGGCAATATGATGGCAGATGCCGTCATGGCTTATGCAGACCCCATTTTTAAAGGCCGTACCACCTTTGATATTGATGCGGTGCTGCTTAATTTTGGCGGTATCAGATCAACCCTTCCGCAGGGAAATATCACCATGCGCGAAGCGTATAACATCATGCCTTTTGAAAACCGTGTGATTGTTCTGGAACTTAGCGGAAAAAAAGTGAACGAACTCTTTGATTATCTCAAACAGGGAACTGCCCACCCTATAAATGGCCTCCAGCTGATTATCAATGACGATGGCGCTATTGAAGAATCAAGAATTCACGGTAAACCGGTAGATACTAACGAAACCTATTTTATAGCCACAAATGATTATTTGCAAAATGGTGGCGATCATATGGATTTCTTTAAAAATCCGGTGAGCATGCTTGATTTGGATTACAAAGTGCGAAATATACTCATAGATTATTTTGCCGATACTGATACTATTGCCCCCATTGCTGACGATCGTTTTATAAAAAGATAAGTACCATGAGAAGAAGGGATTTTATAAGGAATACAGCGGCTGCAACCGCTTTTACGGGACTTGCAACCTCACCCGTACGGGCAATGACTTCCGCGCCCGCAAAACATATTACCATTTTGCATACCAATGATGTGCATAGCCATATTGAACCTTTTGATTCAAACGACCCGGAGTACGCTAATCAAGGTGGGGTGGCAAGAAGACTGGCGCTTATTGAAGCTGTACGCCAGGAAAATCCCAATACGCTTTTGCTTGATGCCGGGGATATTTTTCAAGGGACTCCCTATTTTAATTTTTATGGGGGCGAACTTGAATTTAAGCTTATGACCATGCTCAAATATGACGCGGCCACGGTGGGCAATCATGATTTTGATAATGGCGTGGGCGGTCTCGCCGCACAAATGCCGAATGCAGGTTTTAAATTACTTGTTGCTAACTATGACTTCTCCAATACCCTCATGGAAGGCCTCACAAAACCTTATGAAATCTATGAAAGTGACGGCATTAAAATTGGTGTTTTTGGCCTTGGGATTGAACTCGACGGACTTGTAGATCCTAAAATGTATAAGGAAACAAAGTATCTCAATGCGCTTGAAATTGCTCAGGATATGACCCGGACCTTAAAAAAGGAGGAAGGATGTGATCTTGTTATCTGCTTATCCCATTTGGGTTATGCCTATGAATATGATAAATTATCTGACCAGACGCTGGCGGCAAAAACGCAGGATATTGACCTCATAATAGGCGGCCATACCCATACGTTCCTTCCAAAACCGTTAGTTGTAAAGAATGCTGCTAATAAGAATGTATTGATCAACCAGGTGGGCTGGGCCGGAATAAATATGGGCCGTATCGACTTTTACTTTGATGAAGGTAAAAATGTAGAAAATAAGGGCGTTTTGATTCAGGTTTGAGGTCGTTTTTAGACACATATTCCTAATAAAGCAACTTTTCTTTTCGGCGGAAGCTTAGGGCTTACTGTACTTCTTATTAATTTCCTACCTATGAAAAAAAAAAATTAAAGTCTTTTTTGCATTTTTCTTTTTGATTGCGTTAAAAGGCAACGCGCAGCTTGACCTAAAAACTTCCATTGAAAATATTCTTAAGGGAAAAAAGGCGCAAGTAGGGGTTGCCATTGCATCAAATAAAAGCAAAGACGCTATAAATATCAATAACGACTTTCAGTATCCACTTCAAAGCGTTTTTAAATTTCCTATTGCCCTTACCATTTTGTCTGAAGTGGATAAAGGTAAATTTTCCATAGACCAGCCCATTGAAATATCAAAAAATGAATTAGCTGCCAATACCTGGAGCCCCATCAAAGATAAATTCCCTGACGGGACAATCCTGACTCTTGGAGAAATCCTTGCATATACCGTAGCCCAAAGTGATAACATAGGCTGTGATATTTTACTGAAATTGATTGGTGGAACTGCTACGGTTGAAACGTTCTTGAAGGACAATATTATAGAGGATATTGTTATAAAAGTGAACGAGCAGCAAATGCATGAAGACTGGGCAGCACAATACAAAAACTGGGGAAAGCCCACGGCGCTCAATGAATTGCTGATCAAAGCCTACCGTAACGAAGGCCAGATGCTTTCTCACAAAAGCCATGAACTTATCTGGAAAATAATGCGGGAAACTACTACCGGAACCAAGCGACTAAAAGGAAATTTACCTCAACATGTTGCTGTAGCCCATAAAACCGGAACCTCTGGAACGCGTGAGGGCTTAACACCAGCTACTAATGACATTGGCGTTATTGAACTTCCTGATGGCGAAGTGATTTTCATTAGTGTTTTGGTAGTAAACTTTCAGGAACAACCTGAAACAAATGAGCAACTTATCGCTAAAATCTCCAAAGCCGCTTTTGATTATTATAAGCGATAAGACGAAAAATATTTTCCGGACTCTGGTCTTCTTCATAAATCTCTAAAAAAGGCCTATAAAACAAAGGTTTTTAAGCCGTTTTCTGTGTTTTGAACATGAAAATAACGGTTTCGCTCTTACACTTTAATATTCCTTCGGAAATTAGTTATGTTATTTACTGTCACGGTTTGGGAAGAGATTTTTCAGTATAATAAGCATCATACCAATCACATTTGCGGTAGAAGTTATCAGTAAAGCAATGAGTACCTCATCACTTAATTTATAGTGCAGGTTGTTTCCTATAAGAATAGCACCACCGCAAGTAACCATAAGGTTATGATCATTGTAAAAGCGGTAGAAAGGTTTTCCCGCAACCTGGTTTCCCTGCGCTATAGCGTTCCTCCTGCGGGGTAAGTACCGCTTCATTCAGCCGTTTATCGTCTACTTTTCCCTCCGCATAATCCGCAGCCGAATATTTCGCTTTTAGGTCAGAATTAGGTAATTTATTGAGCAATTCTTCACTAGACATATCAATCCACTAATCTAAGTTTATAGTGCCTTAAGATTTCCTCGTTCGGTATTTCTGAATCCCGCGTATCCTCTTTGTAGATTTTTTGCCAGGACGTGTCATTGGCGTGGGTTATGGCGCTAAGTTCAATACCATTGTAACTACCGTACATATCCCAGATACGCTCCAGAAACTCTGCATCATCTTTAGAGATCGTTTCTTCCCTGTCATAAGGCAGGGGGTCTGAAATCTCGATCTTTCCCTTCAATTTGATATTATCAAATAAAGAAGGAAAAACAGGACCGTATTTCCATGCCTGTATTCTCTCGTCAACCAACTTTTCTCCGTCAGTTAACGTCAGGTACCAACTGTGGGCAAAGTAAACCAACTTGATAAGTTTTATGGGAGTAAGCTTACCAAATTTTGCCTTTTCCTTAATATAGTAATTTGCTATCGTCGTGGGACTATACGCCATATATTAAAGTTAAGAACCCTTCGCGCTTTGCGCGATTTCTAATATATAAATATACTGAAAATTTAAATAAAAAGGCCGTAATGTTTTAATACACAGCTACCTTAACCGGGAACGAATAAACCTGTTGAATTATACTTGAGTTTTTGTCCATGTCGCCAGCCTAATATCGCACTTCTTATAATCATTAAAGTCTAAAACAACCTATTCTATGGCAAATTATTCCACTCTTTACTCTCTATTCTTTGCTTTTTGCTCTTTGCTCTTTACTCTATATTCTTTACTCTTTGCTCTTTACTCTATATTCTTTACTCTTTGCTCTTTACTCTTTACTCTTAATTCCCCTAAACCATCCCTAAAAGATCAGCTTCGGAAATAATAGAAATCCCCAGACTTTCTGCCTTGCTCAGTTTCGCCGGACCCATATTTTCCCCCGCCACCACATACGATGTTTTAGAGGAAATTGAACCGGAAACCTTACCGCCATTATCTTCGATCAGTTTCTTTAGATCCGTGCGTGACATTTCAAAAACGCCTGAAACCACGAAAGTTTTTCCCGCCAGAGTTTCACTTTGATTTTCCAGTAGTTCAGGATCGATTTCCAATTGAAGTCCGTAATCTTTTAACCGGTTGATGATCTCCAGGCTTTTTTCCTGCGCAAAAAAGCTGACCACGCTTTCCGCGATGCGCTCCCCTATTTCGTCAACCGCGACCAGTTCCTCTTCGCCTGCGGCTGCCAGGGCATCTATATTTTTGTAGTGCTTGGCCAGTTTTTTGGCCACCGTTTCGCCCACATAACGTATCCCCAGACCGAATAAAACCCGCTCAAAAGGGACGTTTTTTGACGCTTTTATGCCATTTATTAGGTTTTCTGCCGACTTTTCTGCCATGCGCTCCAGCGGTAGCACTTGCTCTTTTTTGAGTTCGTAAAGATCAGCGTAATTATGAATCAGGTCATTTTTGACCAAAAGCGCAACCGTCTCCCCGCCCAGGCCTTCAATATCCATGGCGCGACGCGAAATAAAATGTTGAATACGCCCAATAATCTGCGGCGGGCAGCCCAACGCATTGGGACAATAATGAATCGCCTCGCCTTCGGTGCGTACCAGTTCTGTCTCGCATTCGGGGCAGGTTTTTCGGTATTCCGTAGGTTCCGAATTGGGATCGCGTTTTTCAAAATCCACCCCAATGATTTTCGGGATAATTTCCCCTCCTTTTTCCACAAAAACGGTGTCCCCCTCGCGTATATCAAGCTTTTCAATCTGATCTGCATTGTGCAAAGAAGCGCGTTTGACAACCGTTCCCGCCAGTTGTACCGCTTTTAAGTTGGCCACTGGCGTTATCGCCCCGGTTCTGCCCACCTGATAGGTGATTTTCTTCAACAAAGTAGAAACCTGTTCTGCCTTAAATTTGTAGGCCATCGCCCAGCGTGGCGCTTTTGCGGTAAAACCAAGCTCTGTCTGTTGTTCAAAACTGTTTACTTTGATCACCACGCCATCGGTCTCATAAGGTAGATCGTGGCGGTGCGTGTCCCAGTACTTGATAAAATCAAGTGTTTTTGAGGTAGATTCAACCAGTTTTGCCGCTTCCGGAACTTTAAAGCCCCATTCTCGTGCTTTTTCCAGGCTTTCAAACTGTGTGGAAATATCCAGGTTCTCACCCACGATCGTATAAAGCAAACATTCTAAGGGACGACGCGCAACCTCAGAGCTGTCCTGTAATTTCAAACTTCCGGAAGCCGTGTTCCGCGGGTTGCTGTACGGCTCCTCCCCGTCTTCTACGCGCGCCGCATTCATCTGCGCAAAACCAGCATATGGAAGCACAATTTCACCGCGTATATCAAATTTTTCGGGAAAATCACCCTTAAGTTTTAAGGGTACAGAGCGTATGGTGCGCACATTGTGGGTCACGTCATCGCCCTGTGTACCATCGCCGCGGGTAATGGCGCGCACAAGTTCGCCATTTTCATAGGTAAGGCTTATGGATGCCCCATCGTACTTTAGTTCGCAAACATATTCCACCTCGCCTTCGACCAACTTTTTAATGCGCTTTTCCCAGTCTTCCAGATCTTCCTGTGAGTAGGAATTGGCCAGCGAGTACATGCGCGTATCGTGCTTTACGGTCTCAAAATTTTTGGTCACCATACCGCCCACGCGTAAGCTTGGCGAATTGGCATCGTAAAATTCAGGATGCTTTTCTTCCAGTTCCTGAAGTTCCTTCAGCTTTTTATCAAAATCATAATCTGAAATCTCTGGAGTATCAAGCGCATAATACTTGTAATTATGCTGCCGCAGTTCGTCGCGGAGTTGGTTTATTTTTTCTTCAATATTCATGTACTGTAATAAAAAAATCGGATTTATGAATAAGATTTTGGGCGTTACCCTAGCGGGTCGGGCTTTGCGCTACAATCTTTTGGCTCGTTCCTCGCAAAAAGGATTTTCACTGCAATCCCTAACGCAAAACTTGTTCTTTATAAGAGAGAAATTAAATTATAAATACTTAAAGTTCTATGTTCGTCATTATATTTTTTGAAATTGGAAACAACATTTATTTAAATAGAAATCCAGTGTTTTACCCCTCCGCCTTCGGCACCTCCCCTTGAAAAAAGGGGAGGAACTTCTCCTGAGTAAAAATAATTTTATGTTTGTTCCAGTTTTAACCATTTTGCCTCAATGGTAGGCTCAAACGTTTCCATTTTGTGCAGTAGCGACTCTATATCTTCATCTACAATGAGCAGCTCCATATTTGCTGTTTTGAGAAATCCCTGGCGTACCATTTCTTTGAGCAGGGCGATCAGGTGGTCATAAAAACCGCTGGTATTGAGCAGGCCAATGGGTTTATGGTGCAGTCCCAATTGTGACCAGGTGATGATTTCAAAAAGTTCTTCCAGGGTACCAAAACCTCCCGGCAACGCGATAAACGCATCGCTCCTTTCCTGCATGAGCATTTTACGGTCGTGCATGTTCTTTGTCGTGATCAGCTCATCGAGACCCAGATGAACAATTTCTTTTAGTTTTAAAAACTCTGGGATGATCCCCACAACCTTCCCTCCATTTTCAAGCGAAGCATGGGCGACTTTACCCATAATCCCTATTTTTGAAGCACCATAAACCAGGGTTATTTTTCGTTTGGCAAGTGTTTTTCCCAGTTGGGTGGCTTGTTCAATGATTGCGGCATCTTTGCCTTCGCTGCTTCCGCAGAACACACAAATGGACTCAATTTTGTTCATGGTTTTGTAGCTTTTAACATTCTGGCTTTGCCAAATATATCGTTACGTAAAATTATCTCTTTATAACCAAAACCCGCAACCAGATCGCGGGTTTCCGCTTCAAGATACTCATTGATCTCAAAATAAAGGCAGCCGCCTTTTACTAAATTTTGCATTCCCAGCGCCGCTATTTTTCGATAAAAAACCAGCGCGTCATCATCAGCCACAAAAAGCGCTGATGCCGGCTCGTGGTTCAAAACATTGGGCTGTAGTTCTACTTTTTCAAGCGCGCGCACGTAGGGCGGATTGGAAATAATCACATCATACTGTTGCGGGAGGGATTCACACTTTAAAATATCCTGCTGTAAAAATGCTACTGAAACTTCACTGAGGAGCGCGTTTTTTTTAGCCGTTTCCAGGGCTTTTTCAGAGAAATCAAGACCAAAAACCTGTGCTTTTTCAAGCTTTTTTGCAAGCGAGATGGCGATACAACCGGAGCCTGTACCTATATCCAGTATTTTTGGCCTTTTAGTATTTATATCACTTTCTGCAGAAATAGCTTTTTTTTTTAAATCGCTGAGCACCCAGTCCACTAGTTCTTCGGTTTCCGGGCGTGGGATCAGCACGTCACTATTTACCAGAAATGGAAGTCCATAAAACTCGGTTTCCCCCAGGATATATTGCAAAGGTTCGTGCTGCAACAGGCGTTTTAATGCCATTTGTAACCGATTTTCCTCACTTTTGGTCAGTTTTTTATCAGGATTTAAAGTCACCTCTATGCGTGTCATGCCCAGATAAGCTTCGGCAAGGCGCTGAAAGAACGTCTGAATTTCCATTGCGGGATAGGCAGATTTTAATTCTGAACTAAAATATTCCCGGAAAGCTTTAACCGTCATGTTCTTCCTTTAAATCTTTCAACATGTGCACGGGACAGGCACAGTGACCGGTATTGCCCATGGGACCGTCAATGTAGTAAAATCCGGATTTTTTATAAAGGTTTTGCGCGCCTTCCATATTCGGCATGGTTTCAATATAAACCCGCTCAAAACCCTGTTTTTTGGCAAAATCAAGACATATTTGCATCAATTGTTTTCCGTAGCCTTTGCCCCGTATTTCGGCAAGCGCGTACATTTTTTGGAGTTCGCAGACCGGTCCATCATAGTTGGCCAGCTGCGCGATTCCCGCACCGCCCAGCAGTTTTCCATTTTCTTCGATCACAAAATATTCGGCTCTCGGCTCATCGTAGGTTTCATAGAGCATATCAAGCGCTTTGTCTGCATAAGCGGTGCCTACTTTAGGCACGCCCATCTCGATCAGCACTTCGCGGAGCACACGGGCCATCGTGGCGTTGTCTTCTTTCTTTATGGGTCTAATGGTCATATCTGAGTAAATTTAAACGTTCTTAAAGCAACTTTTAAAGGATGCGTACGCCATCATTTTTACTTATTTTTGAGACGTGAAGATACATGAAAAATATATGGATCGCTGCCTGCAACTGGCTAAGAATGGCTTTCCGGCGGCGATGCCCAACCCATCTGTGGGCGCGGTGCTTGTGGTTGATGGTGTTATAATAGGTGAAGGTTTTACCAGCCCCTATGGCGGCCCTCACGCGGAAGTAAATGCGATTAATGCGGTACGCGATGCGCGCCTGCTGAAAAAGGCAACGTTATATGTAAGTCTTGAACCCTGCAGCCATTATGGGAAAACCCCACCCTGTAGCGATCTTATCATTGCTAAAAATATTCCGAAAATTGTAATTGGCACCATTGATCCCTTTGCAAAAGTCGCCGGTCGCGGTATTCAAAAATTGCTTGAGGCCGGGCGCGAAGTTATGGTGGGCGTTCTGGAAGACGAATGTCAAAAAATAAATAAACGCTTTTTTACCTTTCACGAGAAAAAAAGACCTTTTATCATCTTAAAATGGGCGCAGACCATAGATGGTTTTATCGCTCCAGATCCTGAAACCCGGGATAAAAAAGAACCGGTGTGGATCACAAATACCCATTCCCGCCAACGTGTGCACCAACTTCGGGCAGCAGAACAGGCCATACTGGTGGGAACAAACACGGTTTTACAGGACAATCCCAGCCTAACCGTTAGAGACTGGAAAGGCAACAATCCCGTGCGGATCATTATTGACCGAAACGGTAAAATACCCGCCGATTTTTCAGTTATGGATGGCGAAGTAAAAACGCTCATTTTTACCGAAAAACAGCAAGAAAACAGTCAAAATCCCGAGTTTATTACGGTAGATTTTAATGGAAACGTACCCCAACAAATTTGCAATAGCCTCTTTAAACGCGATATACAATCGCTAATCGTAGAAGGTGGAGCCGCAACCTTGCAACATTTTATCGACCTGAAATTATGGGATGAAGCGTGGGTTTTTACAGGGAATAACCAGTTTCAAAAAGGTATAAAATCGCCTGTTTTTCAGGGCAAATTAACCGAAAAACAGGCGATTTTAGAGGATATTCTACATATTTACGAGCCGCTTGTCGAAGCAGTCGCAAATGACTAATCCGAAGAACTGCTGGCGTCGTCTAAGCGATCGAGTTGATCCTTATTCAGATCAATTTTTACGGCCCGGTAAAATGCTTCCAGATGTTCGGGCTTGGTAGCGCTGGCTATGGGTGCGGTGATTCCCGGTTGCGCCATCGTCCAGGCTATCGCAACGGCAGCCTGCGAGGAATTATGCTCTTGAGCTATATCTTTTAATGTATTGAGAACCTGTTCCCCTTTTTTATTGAAGAACTTACTCACATGTTTCTCACGTGCCCTTCCCTCAGAATCTTCTTTCGCATCGTATTTTCCGGTAAGGAAACCGCTGCCCAGTGTAAAGTAACTGGTTACAGAAATGTCATTTTCAATACAAAAATCACGAACTGCACCTTCAAAACCATCGCGTCGCATCAGGTTATATTCTGGCTGATAAACCTCGTAGCGCGGTATATTTTTAGTTTTTGAATGTTCAAGGGATTCCATCAATTCCGCAAGCGGAAAGTTGGATGCACCTATATAACGTACTTTTCCGTCGTTTACCAGTTGGTTATAGGTTGCCAGCGTTTCTTTGATAGGCGTATCATCGTCATGTTTATGGCTAAAATAAACATCC
It contains:
- a CDS encoding aldo/keto reductase, translating into MNLKKLGRTSLEIPPIAFGGNVFGWTADKKMSFRLLDELLEKGFNYIDTANVYSRWVEGHEGGESETVIGQWMKERGNRDKMIIATKVGMDMGQGHVELSAEHIKKQMDQSLQRLQTDYVDVYFSHKHDDDTPIKETLATYNQLVNDGKVRYIGASNFPLAELMESLEHSKTKNIPRYEVYQPEYNLMRRDGFEGAVRDFCIENDISVTSYFTLGSGFLTGKYDAKEDSEGRAREKHVSKFFNKKGEQVLNTLKDIAQEHNSSQAAVAIAWTMAQPGITAPIASATKPEHLEAFYRAVKIDLNKDQLDRLDDASSSSD
- the ribD gene encoding bifunctional diaminohydroxyphosphoribosylaminopyrimidine deaminase/5-amino-6-(5-phosphoribosylamino)uracil reductase RibD, translated to MKIHEKYMDRCLQLAKNGFPAAMPNPSVGAVLVVDGVIIGEGFTSPYGGPHAEVNAINAVRDARLLKKATLYVSLEPCSHYGKTPPCSDLIIAKNIPKIVIGTIDPFAKVAGRGIQKLLEAGREVMVGVLEDECQKINKRFFTFHEKKRPFIILKWAQTIDGFIAPDPETRDKKEPVWITNTHSRQRVHQLRAAEQAILVGTNTVLQDNPSLTVRDWKGNNPVRIIIDRNGKIPADFSVMDGEVKTLIFTEKQQENSQNPEFITVDFNGNVPQQICNSLFKRDIQSLIVEGGAATLQHFIDLKLWDEAWVFTGNNQFQKGIKSPVFQGKLTEKQAILEDILHIYEPLVEAVAND